The following are encoded together in the Lepidochelys kempii isolate rLepKem1 chromosome 7, rLepKem1.hap2, whole genome shotgun sequence genome:
- the UBTD1 gene encoding ubiquitin domain-containing protein 1 isoform X2, with protein sequence MTDGQLRSKRDEFWDTAPAFEGRKEIWDALKAAAYAVEANDHGLAQAILDGASITLPHGSLTECYDELGNRYQLPVYCLATPANLILERGSDESTEPPEPAASPRCEFPLKVRLSTGKDLRLSASVADTVGQLKKQLQAQEGIEPGWQRWFFSGKLLTDRTRLHEAKIQKDFVIQVIVNQPLVPRN encoded by the exons ATGACGGACGGCCAGCTGCGCAGCAAGCGGGACGAGTTCTGGGACACGGCGCCTGCCTTCGAGGGCCGCAAGGAGATCTGGGATGCCCTGAAGGCAGCTGCCTATGCCGTGGAGGCCAACGACCATGGGCTGGCCCAGGCCATCCTGGATGGTGCCAGCATCACCCTGCCCCATG GGTCCCTAACTGAGTGCTACGATGAGCTGGGGAACCGCTACCAGCTACCCGTGTACTGCCTGGCGACACCTGCCAACCTCATACTGGAGCGGGGCAGCGACGAGAGCACGGAGCCCCCggagcctgcagccagcccccggtGCGAGTTCCCGCTCAAGGTGCGGCTCTCCACTGGCAAGGACCTGCGGCTGAGCGCCAGCGTGGCCGACACCGTGGGGCAGCTGAAGAAGCAGCTGCAGGCCCAGGAGGGCATCGAGCCGGGCTGGCAGCGCTGGTTCTTCTCCGGCAAGCTGCTGACGGACCGCACGCGGCTGCATGAAGCCAAGATCCAGAAGGACTTTGTCATCCAGGTGATCGTGAACCAGCCGCTGGTGCCCAGAAACTGA
- the UBTD1 gene encoding ubiquitin domain-containing protein 1 isoform X1, with product MGSCVGRPRGERPPAPRHPRKRAGRNEPLRKERPKWKSDYPMTDGQLRSKRDEFWDTAPAFEGRKEIWDALKAAAYAVEANDHGLAQAILDGASITLPHGSLTECYDELGNRYQLPVYCLATPANLILERGSDESTEPPEPAASPRCEFPLKVRLSTGKDLRLSASVADTVGQLKKQLQAQEGIEPGWQRWFFSGKLLTDRTRLHEAKIQKDFVIQVIVNQPLVPRN from the exons GCCGCAATGAGCCCCTGCGGAAGGAGCGGCCCAAGTGGAAGAGCGACTACCCCATGACGGACGGCCAGCTGCGCAGCAAGCGGGACGAGTTCTGGGACACGGCGCCTGCCTTCGAGGGCCGCAAGGAGATCTGGGATGCCCTGAAGGCAGCTGCCTATGCCGTGGAGGCCAACGACCATGGGCTGGCCCAGGCCATCCTGGATGGTGCCAGCATCACCCTGCCCCATG GGTCCCTAACTGAGTGCTACGATGAGCTGGGGAACCGCTACCAGCTACCCGTGTACTGCCTGGCGACACCTGCCAACCTCATACTGGAGCGGGGCAGCGACGAGAGCACGGAGCCCCCggagcctgcagccagcccccggtGCGAGTTCCCGCTCAAGGTGCGGCTCTCCACTGGCAAGGACCTGCGGCTGAGCGCCAGCGTGGCCGACACCGTGGGGCAGCTGAAGAAGCAGCTGCAGGCCCAGGAGGGCATCGAGCCGGGCTGGCAGCGCTGGTTCTTCTCCGGCAAGCTGCTGACGGACCGCACGCGGCTGCATGAAGCCAAGATCCAGAAGGACTTTGTCATCCAGGTGATCGTGAACCAGCCGCTGGTGCCCAGAAACTGA